A single region of the Sorghum bicolor cultivar BTx623 chromosome 7, Sorghum_bicolor_NCBIv3, whole genome shotgun sequence genome encodes:
- the LOC8076693 gene encoding UDP-glycosyltransferase 83A1: MVSPPHALVIPYPAQGHVIPLLELAHALVDRGFTVTFANSEFNHRRVVAAAAAAAAAATSESSPRIRLVAVPDGLEPGEDRNNLVRLTLLMAEHMAPRVEDLIRRSGEEDGDGGPITCVVADYNVGMWALDVARRTGVKSAAIWPASAAVLASLLSIDKLIQDNIIDPEDGSALSQGTFQLSPEMPVMYTAHLAWNCIGNHDGQEAMFRYLKAGVRAVDKCDFVLCNSFHSAEQGTFARFRQILPVGPFLTGEREEAAAVVGHFWRPEDDACMSWLDAQPARSVVYVAFGSFTMFDARQFRELALGLELSGRPFLWVVRPDIVLGGDVHDYPDGFLDRVGASGNGRGMVVAWSPQQRVLAHPSVACFVSHCGWNSTMEGVRNGLPFLAWPYFADQFVNQVYICDVWKVGLRAEADDSGVITKEHIAGRIEELMSDEGMRERVEAMKKVAHESINQGGSSHRNFDMFVDAIKA, from the exons ATGGTGTCTCCCCCTCACGCGCTCGTCATCCCCTACCCAGCGCAGGGCCACGTGATACCCCTACTGGAGCTCGCCCATGCGCTGGTCGACCGGGGCTTCACCGTCACCTTCGCCAACTCCGAGTTCAACCACCGCCGCgtcgtggccgccgccgccgccgccgccgccgccgctactTCGGAGTCGTCGCCGAGGATCCGGCTGGTGGCGGTGCCGGACGGCTTGGAGCCCGGGGAGGACCGGAACAACCTCGTCAGGCTGACCTTGCTCATGGCGGAGCACATGGCGCCGCGGGTGGAGGACCTCATCAGGCGCAGCGGCGAAGAGGACGGCGACGGCGGGCCCATCACCTGCGTCGTGGCGGACTACAACGTCGGCATGTGGGCGCTCGACGTCGCGCGGAGGACCGGCGTCAAGTCGGCCGCCATCTGGCCGGCCTCTGCCGCCGTGCTGGCCAGCCTTCTCAGCATCGACAAGCTCATCCAGGACAATATCATCGACCCAGAGGAtg GGTCTGCACTGAGCCAAGGCACGTTCCAGCTGTCCCCGGAGATGCCCGTCATGTACACGGCCCACCTGGCGTGGAACTGCATCGGCAACCACGACGGGCAGGAGGCGATGTTCCGGTACCTCAAAGCCGGCGTCCGCGCCGTGGACAAGTGCGACTTCGTCCTCTGCAACTCCTTCCACAGCGCCGAGCAGGGGACCTTCGCGCGGTTCCGGCAGATCCTCCCCGTCGGCCCTTTCCTCACGGGGGAGcgcgaggaggcggcggcggtggtggggcACTTCTGGCGGCCGGAGGACGACGCGTGCATGTCGTGGCTGGACGCGCAGCCGGCGAGGTCCGTCGTGTACGTGGCCTTCGGCAGCTTCACCATGTTCGACGCGCGGCAGTTCCGGGAGCTCGCGCTGGGGCTGGAGCTCTCCGGCAGGCCGTTCCTCTGGGTCGTGCGCCCGGACATCGTCCTCGGCGGCGACGTCCACGACTACCCCGACGGCTTCCTCGACCGCGTCGGCGCGAGCGGGAACGGCCGCGGCATGGTGGTGGCGTGGTCGCCGCAGCAGAGGGTGCTGGCGCACCCGTCGGTGGCCTGCTTCGTCTCGCACTGCGGGTGGAACTCCACCATGGAGGGCGTCCGGAACGGGCTGCCCTTCCTCGCCTGGCCCTACTTCGCCGACCAGTTCGTGAACCAGGTGTACATCTGCGACGTCTGGAAGGTCGGGCTCCGGGCGGAGGCCGACGACTCCGGCGTCATCACCAAGGAGCACATCGCCGGCAGGATAGAGGAGCTGATGAGCGACGAGGGAATGAGGGAGAGGGTGGAGGCCATGAAGAAGGTTGCGCATGAGAGCATCAACCAGGGGGGCTCGTCGCACCGCAACTTCGACATGTTTGTTGACGCCATCAAGGCATGA